CATGGCAGCTGCGGCTGCGGTATTTGTCGTCATTAGTGCATGAACCGCAAGACCATTTGCAGCAAGGGCTGACCCTGCATTAAACCCAAACCAACCAAACCAGAGTAATCCGGCACCTAGAAGTACAAACGGGATGTTATGTGGTCGGTACTCAAGACGCGCATAGTCACGACGACGTCCTAAGACAATTGCTAACACGAGCGCACTAACTCCTGATGAGATATGGACCACATTACCACCCGCAAAGTCAATAGAGTGAATTTTAGCAAGGAAACCACCGCCCCAAACCATATGCGCCAATGGATAATAAACTAAAACTAACCAGAAAGCCATGAAGATAACGAGTGGTGTAAAGCGCATACGACCAACAACTGACCCCGTTAATAAGGCAACAGTTATGATTGAGAACATCATCTGGAAGCCACCAAATAAGCCATCTGGTATTTCAAGACCATGTAGACTATTTTTAGACATGCTCACTCCATTAAAGAAGGCATGACCAAAGTTACCAATCCAACTGCCATCTCCAGAAAATGATAGTGTATAGCCAATAGCTACCCAAAGAATAGAGGCAATGCCTAGTGGGATAACGGCCATAAGCATTGTATTGAGGACGTTCTTACGTCGCTCTAAGCCACCGTAGAAAAATGCTAACGCTGGTGTCATGAGAAAGACCAGAGCCGCACACATAATGATAAAAGCAATACTTCCTGAGTTCATAAAATCTCCTAAAATAATGTCAGAGGGAGCTTACGCTCAAATGCGGATGTTAGAAGTTCTAACATAAGTTATATTCCATATTCTAACATAGAAACCGACACTTGTAAATAGTGAATATTCTAAAAATTCAAACTAGTACTTTACCGTAAAAAAAAAGCCATCCGAAGACAACTTTTTATCTTGCTACTAAACGTATCTTTAAGATTTCTCATCCTAGCGTTAATACGGCTAAAACGCTTTATGACACTTTGTATCCGGCGATTACAACTTCATGACTTTTGGTTTAGGGATTTTCATGGTAAATGTTGACCCACTACCAATCTCAGATTTAACAACAATCGATCCTTTATATATTTTTACAATATTTTGAATGATTGAAAGACCGAGACCAGTACCCCCAATTTCTCGATTTCTGGCTTTATCCGCTCGGAAAAATCGGTCAAATATAAATGCCTGATCTGCCTCACCTATGCCTAGACCATGATCTAATACTTCCGAGACAATCATCTCTTCCTCTTCAAATATAGATACTTTGATATATTTCTCTTTTTCACCTGAATACTTAACTGCATTATCCATCAGAATCGTTAGTGCTTGTATATAATGATTTTTAAAAATTTGTGCCCACGCTTCAGAAGAAAGATGCGTTTCAAATTCAATAGTGAAATCCTGGTGAACCATCCTGAAATTATTTACTAAATCAGAAACACACGACACGACTTGCGTCTGCTCCATCTCATTACCGCTAGTTTGTTTCAAACGTGCAATATCAAGCATATCTTGTATCATACTAGACATTTTCTGTATTTCTTGCCTGGATGCTTCTAAAGACTCATGTAACTGCTTAGGCTCATCTTTTCCCCACCGAAGCAAAAGATTGATGTGCCCATCTAGTACAGCCAGCGGTGTCCGTAACTCATGACTTACATCAGATACAAATCTTTCTTGTCCTTCTAAGTAATCTTGCCTTTTTTGCATCATATCGTTAAACACATCTGCCAATTCCTCTATTTCATCTCCGGAATTGATCTTAATTTCCTCAAACTCTCCTGAGGGCAATTTGGTGATGCGCTTCATGGCTAAATGTAGTTTGGATAAGGGTTTTAAAAGATGACTCGATACAAAATAACCGATGAAGTTTGCCCAAAGCATGGCAACAACTTCTAAAGCAATTAAGATAAATAGGAGTTTATTACGAATCACATAATAAAAGTTCAGTTCATTAAACGATTGCAAATAGCCGACTACCTTACCTGTATTTTTAGACCTGATCTGTCTCGTAATAATAAAGCCTGTTTTTTTGCCCATCTTAACAATAACTGGTTTGGTCGTTTTTGTACTATAGAGTGAAATATTAGCTGTCTTGGCCGCAAAAATAATCTGCTTATCCTTATCATAAACCTGAAAATAGTGCCAGTCTACACGAGGAATCCCGATTTCTCTGGCTGATTTAATTTCATGACCAGCTTTATCGTAAAAAGTTTCAAGCACACCTTCCTCTCGATACCCTAAATACTTATAGATATTTTGAGGAGTCAGATCATCATTAGCCTGTTCCAAATGTTCAGAAACAGAGTTAACAACCTTGACTAAATCTTCTTTTTCGCCTTCCAAAAAATACATAATCGACGTTTGATATGAAATGGTTGCAAAAATTGTAAAAACCAAAAAACAGAAAAGCATATTGGCAAAAGACCACTTGACTTTGATACTGCGTTTTTTTACTTGTTTTTTTGGGGACGGTCGGTTTCCCATCAAATTCTCCTAAATCATGATAGCACCTGTTAATAGGACAACTTTAGCAAGATGATACTAAGTTAGTCTATTGATTAAACATAATGCAACATTAATGATTAATAACGATCACCCAGGCAGATGATCGTTATTAATCATTTTTCCCCATCCTAGCATCGCATCTGCCACTACAGGTCACCAAACTACAACTTCTTAATTACAGCTTGACGTATGAACGACTC
The DNA window shown above is from Lactococcus paracarnosus and carries:
- a CDS encoding ammonium transporter, yielding MNSGSIAFIIMCAALVFLMTPALAFFYGGLERRKNVLNTMLMAVIPLGIASILWVAIGYTLSFSGDGSWIGNFGHAFFNGVSMSKNSLHGLEIPDGLFGGFQMMFSIITVALLTGSVVGRMRFTPLVIFMAFWLVLVYYPLAHMVWGGGFLAKIHSIDFAGGNVVHISSGVSALVLAIVLGRRRDYARLEYRPHNIPFVLLGAGLLWFGWFGFNAGSALAANGLAVHALMTTNTAAAAAMLSWLLVEKIMIGKLTVVGASTGMVVGLVAITPGAGFVSLWSSILIGALVSPISYYFISVVKHKFGYDDALDAFGAHGIGGIFGGIMTGLFTMPALALEKGYSGAIYGSVKLLIAQIEAIAFTIVFSAVVTFIIIKVIALFTEIRVSDRAEAVGLDDSEHDETAYPTFMGLDS
- a CDS encoding HAMP domain-containing sensor histidine kinase codes for the protein MGNRPSPKKQVKKRSIKVKWSFANMLFCFLVFTIFATISYQTSIMYFLEGEKEDLVKVVNSVSEHLEQANDDLTPQNIYKYLGYREEGVLETFYDKAGHEIKSAREIGIPRVDWHYFQVYDKDKQIIFAAKTANISLYSTKTTKPVIVKMGKKTGFIITRQIRSKNTGKVVGYLQSFNELNFYYVIRNKLLFILIALEVVAMLWANFIGYFVSSHLLKPLSKLHLAMKRITKLPSGEFEEIKINSGDEIEELADVFNDMMQKRQDYLEGQERFVSDVSHELRTPLAVLDGHINLLLRWGKDEPKQLHESLEASRQEIQKMSSMIQDMLDIARLKQTSGNEMEQTQVVSCVSDLVNNFRMVHQDFTIEFETHLSSEAWAQIFKNHYIQALTILMDNAVKYSGEKEKYIKVSIFEEEEMIVSEVLDHGLGIGEADQAFIFDRFFRADKARNREIGGTGLGLSIIQNIVKIYKGSIVVKSEIGSGSTFTMKIPKPKVMKL